From Blastochloris viridis, one genomic window encodes:
- a CDS encoding (2,3-dihydroxybenzoyl)adenylate synthase, protein MTAPVQTWPEEFAARYRAKGYWRGETFPAVLRRQAEARPDAVAVVDEGQRWTYGELHRRAEAHAAGFLALGLKPGERVVVQFANVADFFSVVFGLFRAGLVPVYALAAHRLAEVAHLARRSQAAAYMAGDHAGFDYRALARALKAEAPTLRHVVIGGDAQEFTALEACVGEGGLPGDPDPSAVAFLQISGGSTGLPKLIPRTHDDYIYSFRASNGICGVTQETVYLVALPVAHNFPMSSPGHMGTLYAGGRVVLAPAPSPEVAFPLIAQEKVTLTGLVPPLALLWMQAAPGTPHDLSSLAVLQVGGAKFTPEAARRVRPTLGCTLQQVFGMAEGLVNYTRLDDPGDIVIGTQGRPISPDDEVLVVDDLGHPVPEGTAGHLLARGAYTIRAYHDDPSANARSFTADGFYRTGDIVRRLPGGYLEVRGRAGDHINRAGEKISAEEVEDHLIAHPAIFDAAIVSIPDPALGERTCAFVIPRVKTLKVSEVKAFMRRRGIAEFKVPDQVVFVDAFETTAAGKVSRKELRARLRAGFLGGQEETAS, encoded by the coding sequence GTGACGGCCCCGGTGCAGACCTGGCCGGAGGAGTTCGCGGCCCGCTATCGCGCGAAGGGTTACTGGCGAGGCGAGACCTTCCCCGCCGTCCTGCGACGGCAGGCCGAAGCGCGGCCCGATGCGGTGGCCGTTGTGGACGAAGGGCAGCGCTGGACATATGGCGAGCTCCACCGCCGCGCCGAGGCTCATGCGGCGGGGTTCCTCGCCTTGGGCCTCAAGCCGGGCGAGCGGGTGGTGGTGCAGTTCGCCAACGTGGCGGACTTCTTCTCTGTGGTCTTCGGCCTGTTCCGCGCCGGGCTCGTCCCGGTCTATGCCCTGGCGGCGCACCGCCTCGCCGAAGTGGCGCATCTAGCAAGGCGCTCTCAGGCCGCCGCCTACATGGCCGGCGACCATGCCGGCTTCGACTATCGCGCCCTCGCCCGCGCCCTGAAGGCGGAAGCGCCCACCCTGCGCCATGTCGTGATTGGTGGGGATGCGCAGGAGTTCACTGCCCTCGAGGCCTGCGTCGGCGAGGGCGGCCTGCCGGGGGATCCCGACCCATCCGCCGTGGCCTTCCTGCAGATCTCCGGCGGCAGCACGGGATTGCCGAAGCTCATCCCACGCACCCATGACGACTACATCTACAGCTTCCGTGCCAGCAACGGGATCTGCGGGGTGACGCAGGAAACCGTGTATCTCGTGGCCCTGCCGGTCGCGCACAATTTCCCCATGAGCTCGCCCGGGCACATGGGCACCCTTTATGCCGGCGGGCGCGTCGTGCTCGCCCCGGCGCCGAGCCCCGAGGTGGCCTTCCCCCTCATCGCACAGGAGAAGGTGACGCTCACCGGCCTCGTGCCGCCGCTCGCCTTGCTATGGATGCAGGCGGCACCCGGCACGCCGCACGACCTCTCCAGTCTCGCGGTGCTGCAGGTGGGCGGCGCGAAATTCACCCCCGAGGCGGCGCGGCGCGTGCGCCCCACCCTCGGCTGCACGCTGCAGCAGGTGTTCGGCATGGCCGAGGGCCTCGTGAACTACACCCGCCTCGACGATCCCGGCGACATCGTCATCGGCACCCAGGGCCGGCCCATCAGCCCGGACGACGAGGTGCTGGTGGTCGACGACCTCGGCCACCCGGTGCCGGAGGGTACAGCCGGTCACCTTCTGGCGCGGGGGGCCTACACCATCCGGGCCTATCACGACGACCCGTCCGCCAATGCCCGCAGCTTCACTGCGGATGGCTTCTACCGGACCGGCGACATCGTGCGCCGCCTGCCGGGCGGGTATCTGGAGGTGCGGGGGCGGGCCGGCGACCACATCAACCGCGCCGGGGAAAAGATCTCGGCCGAGGAAGTGGAAGACCACCTGATCGCGCATCCCGCAATCTTCGACGCCGCCATCGTCTCAATCCCGGACCCGGCCCTTGGGGAGCGCACATGCGCCTTCGTCATCCCGAGGGTGAAGACGTTGAAGGTGTCGGAGGTCAAGGCGTTCATGCGCCGGCGCGGCATCGCCGAGTTCAAGGTTCCGGACCAGGTGGTGTTCGTCGACGCCTTCGAAACCACTGCCGCCGGCAAGGTGAGCCGCAAGGAGCTGCGCGCCCGCCTGCGCGCCGGCTTTCTCGGCGGCCAGGAGGAGACCGCATCATGA
- a CDS encoding MbtH family protein: MMDDQHVNPFDDERHLFLALVNAAGQYSLWPAFREAPAGWRVVHGPDQRAACLAHIERVWLDLMPAAV; this comes from the coding sequence ATGATGGACGACCAGCACGTCAACCCCTTCGACGACGAGCGCCACCTCTTTCTGGCGCTGGTCAACGCCGCCGGACAGTACAGCCTGTGGCCAGCCTTCCGCGAGGCGCCCGCCGGCTGGCGCGTGGTGCACGGCCCGGACCAGCGCGCGGCCTGCCTCGCGCACATCGAGCGCGTCTGGCTCGACCTCATGCCTGCCGCCGTTTGA
- a CDS encoding isochorismatase family protein has protein sequence MTAILAAGPVVDSAAPAPGLPRIAPYALPQAADLPKARAAWRPKRSRAALLVHDMQRYFVRPFEPGASPLAPAVENIARLVAHCRAVDLPVFYTAQEVRQDRRDRGLQADLWGPGMSDPQAHQPVVPELAPQPGDVVLVKHRYSAFQRSNLEPLMRARGRDQLVICGIYAHIGCLLTAADAFMRDIEPFFAADAVADFSREKHDAAGAYVAEVCGVPMLTGQILDAL, from the coding sequence ATGACCGCCATCCTTGCCGCCGGACCCGTGGTGGATTCCGCCGCACCGGCCCCCGGCCTGCCCCGCATCGCGCCCTATGCGCTGCCGCAGGCGGCCGACCTGCCCAAGGCGCGCGCCGCCTGGAGGCCGAAGCGCAGCCGGGCGGCGCTGCTGGTGCACGACATGCAGCGCTATTTCGTCCGCCCGTTCGAGCCCGGGGCGTCCCCGCTCGCGCCTGCGGTCGAGAACATCGCGCGGCTGGTGGCGCACTGCCGGGCGGTCGACCTCCCGGTGTTCTACACGGCGCAGGAGGTGCGGCAGGACCGGCGCGACCGCGGCCTTCAGGCGGACCTGTGGGGTCCTGGCATGAGCGACCCACAGGCGCACCAGCCGGTGGTGCCCGAACTCGCGCCGCAGCCCGGCGACGTGGTGCTGGTGAAGCACCGCTACAGTGCCTTCCAGCGCAGCAACCTCGAACCCCTGATGCGGGCACGCGGGCGCGACCAATTGGTGATCTGCGGCATCTATGCCCATATCGGCTGCCTCCTCACGGCCGCCGACGCCTTCATGCGCGACATCGAGCCGTTCTTCGCCGCCGACGCCGTGGCCGACTTCTCCCGCGAGAAGCACGACGCCGCCGGAGCCTACGTCGCCGAGGTGTGCGGAGTGCCCATGCTCACCGGCCAGATCCTGGATGCACTGTGA
- a CDS encoding non-ribosomal peptide synthetase: protein MRILPLVGTQLGIWLADQIDGRGNTYVIAHAVEIDGAVTPDLLEQAIRQGLAEADTVGARFFADEAGSWQVLRSAGDQGAGVAIERIALGGSPDPDAAARAIIAQDIGEDLAATGERPLCRQIVMSLSAPGEAPRWLWYQRYHHLMLDGFSFTALTRRIADIYTAVAEGRPAGASPFVGVASVIDEHCSYAASPAFARDRDFWREYCRDLPRSADLSTRRALLENPGAPPQAHIIAHAHRLPPETLAALEQAAAAASLAVFDMIMATVAAYLSRLSGTGTQVVGVPFMRRMGSRAAAAVAPVVNVLPVRIEADPTLTLPALAGRVKAALRDVRRHQRYDAEQIQRDLGYVGSGRTLYGPVVNYRMFDYDLTFGGVRGVTHHIATGPVDDIEFGILIQDRRITLELRADSVRYDATDLVRHGTRLQRLLDAFRTDPAIPVGHLPVMAEDEAKFLATCATGAPTAPLAGVASLLDLFTQNAARTPEATALVCGSHRLSFRVLSERVFRLARRLMAAGIGPGDTVAVALPRSADAVVALLGVLASGAAFLPLDLDHPSARLAAMCADARPRRAITCRAAAHRLPEDLPALCLDDPAIISAMAALPGSPICPLERTGALGPQSIAAIIFTSGSTGRPKGVMNTHGALFNLISSHWREIYRPGLDAVRAKYPGRTLRAAHTHSFAFDSSWLQLFWMLLGQEIHVIDEDMRRDAHALVDHIHATGIDALDLPPSFCAQMLGCGLMEAPHQPTVLLIGGEAASPALWTALRRHPDLHAHNLYGPTEYTVDTLRAAIADTQAPVVGRPIGNTRVHVLDRMLQPVPAGAVGELYICGAGLARGYCGRPGLTAERFVADPFAEGGVMYRTGDLVRWTADGRVEFLGRADHQVKVRGYRVEIPEIEATLAALPGVQTALVMAEAVNDSHRLLAYCTLEGVDDPRARDWRAEDLRHALRERLPDYMVPAVVMILEAFPLNVNGKVDGARLPTPSAVVEAPPATPEEMRVARAMAQALTLPAVGAESDFFALGGDSISAIVLCNALRAEGFSLRPRDVFLHRIPRRMAHAMTPLAAAAPAPAGPDLPEMVSAVELRALRARYGAVDAVLPVLPTQKGMLFHAQLGTQAENYNAFTRIEMDGPLDVPRLRRAFDAVMRRHPQLAGVFDTTGGEEPVLVVPKLPDEGALWPWSEHDISALEPGGRETALARLEAAAAERSLVAPAFRRLVHAELVRTAPERHVLLILVHHLMIDGWSTPLLLRDLMAAYRQDARLPALPVAYGDVVRRLAMRDRTASRAVWAEALAGAVPCRLFEHVAATGTVEESSAALPPELTDALLAEARRRGITLNVLMQAVWGAVLGAMAGRDEVMFGTPVSGRAADVPGIDTQVGLFLNTVPVRVRLSPASSLWDQMAAMQARHAQLMEHDGLGLGEIQEVAGAGALFDTLLVVENYPDSDYLGHDLAGLSLGEIRNRGYSHYPLALLVLPGPHLTLLVENRGAVADAGVLAARIGALLETLARQPDLPLYALPMATAADLDLVAAVNATARPLPPLTLRDVVVAQAARTPDHVALVDGGHALTFREVRHQVLHLARQLRRQGVRPGDVVAVALPRSARLSLALLGVTEAGAAFMPLDLSYPAERLAFMLEDAAPRLVVTDAATQALVGEGAPMLLFDALADPEIEAGEYTPRDGLSPDHPAYVLYTSGTTGRPKGAVVSHGAIVNRILWMQHQYPLDGSDVVLQKTPCGFDVSVWEFFWSYTVGARLVMAPPDAHRDPEALADLVARHGVTTLHFVPSMLAIFLGALADDLTRRNGCRSLATVFASGEALARSLARSFRDLLPAAALHNLYGPTEAAVDVTYAPACGVCAEGSGSVPIGCPVWNTGLRILDHQLRPVPVGGAGELYLCGVQLAHGYLNRPGLTAQRFVADPFARGRRMYRTGDVARFLPNGQVEYLGRTDHQIKIRGQRVELGEIEAQMERLPGVARAAAQAVTLGGAIAGADARQIVGYVVGVPGVAVAPDQVREALKATLPAHMLPAAVMVLDALPLSANGKLDRKALPVPQNASADRATSRPPAEGLESRLAAIFADLLGRDRVEADEDFFAIGGHSLLAMRLAARIRRDLQRQVSVGQIVVMPTVAKLAEHLVAGEMVGGMARSGFDLVVRLRDGRGVPLICVYPASGVSWQYSVLSRYLRRDMPIIGLQSPRPNGPIALSASMDEVCDRQLAILREVQPEGPYYLLGYSLGGTVAYGMAARLRRLGEEVRFLGLLDTYPAEAHDWSDPDGAEAHLGAEREQEKFINDAMADVMDDDFRREKEEMFGHIFENYGDAVSLLSQATTEPYGGHVTLFVAGKSMLPQIDPEGAWKHRVGRLSIHRLAHCSHEDIVSPASLEILGPLLNALIEDADATEQRTIRVPDQKAG, encoded by the coding sequence ATGCGCATCCTTCCTCTCGTCGGCACCCAACTCGGCATCTGGCTCGCGGATCAGATCGACGGGCGCGGCAACACCTATGTTATCGCCCATGCGGTGGAGATCGACGGTGCCGTCACCCCGGACCTGCTGGAGCAGGCGATCCGGCAGGGGCTGGCGGAGGCCGACACGGTCGGCGCGCGCTTTTTCGCCGATGAGGCCGGCAGCTGGCAGGTGCTGCGCTCGGCGGGAGACCAGGGGGCGGGCGTCGCCATCGAGCGCATCGCGCTCGGCGGCAGCCCGGATCCCGATGCCGCGGCCCGTGCGATCATAGCGCAGGATATCGGCGAAGACCTCGCCGCCACCGGGGAGCGCCCGCTCTGCCGCCAGATCGTCATGAGCCTCTCGGCGCCGGGCGAGGCGCCGCGCTGGCTGTGGTATCAGCGCTATCACCATCTGATGCTGGACGGCTTCAGCTTCACGGCCCTGACGCGCCGCATCGCGGACATCTACACCGCGGTCGCGGAGGGCCGGCCGGCGGGCGCTTCGCCCTTCGTCGGCGTCGCCTCGGTGATCGATGAGCATTGCAGCTACGCTGCCTCTCCCGCGTTCGCCAGGGACCGCGATTTCTGGCGCGAATACTGCCGCGATCTGCCCCGCTCCGCGGACCTCTCGACGCGCCGAGCGCTCCTTGAAAACCCCGGCGCGCCGCCGCAGGCGCACATCATCGCCCACGCCCACCGACTGCCGCCGGAAACGCTCGCGGCGCTGGAACAGGCCGCCGCCGCAGCCAGCCTCGCCGTGTTCGACATGATCATGGCGACGGTCGCCGCCTATCTCAGCCGGCTTTCGGGGACCGGCACGCAGGTGGTCGGCGTACCGTTCATGCGGCGCATGGGCTCCAGGGCGGCGGCCGCGGTAGCGCCGGTGGTGAACGTCCTGCCTGTCCGCATCGAGGCCGATCCCACCCTCACGCTGCCCGCGCTCGCCGGACGCGTGAAGGCGGCGCTGCGCGACGTACGCCGGCACCAGCGCTACGACGCCGAGCAGATCCAGCGCGATCTCGGCTATGTGGGCTCGGGGCGCACGCTCTACGGCCCCGTCGTGAACTACCGCATGTTCGACTACGACCTGACGTTCGGCGGCGTGCGCGGCGTCACGCATCACATCGCCACCGGGCCGGTGGACGACATCGAGTTCGGCATCCTCATCCAGGACCGCCGCATCACGCTGGAGCTCAGGGCGGATTCCGTACGCTACGATGCGACCGACCTTGTGCGCCACGGCACACGTCTCCAGCGGCTGCTCGACGCCTTCCGCACCGATCCCGCCATCCCCGTCGGCCATCTGCCGGTGATGGCGGAGGACGAAGCGAAATTCCTCGCCACCTGTGCGACGGGCGCGCCGACCGCGCCCCTCGCCGGGGTCGCCAGCCTCCTCGACCTGTTCACACAGAACGCCGCCCGCACCCCCGAGGCGACGGCGCTGGTCTGCGGCTCCCATCGCCTGTCCTTCCGGGTGCTGTCGGAACGCGTCTTCCGGCTGGCGCGCCGGCTCATGGCAGCGGGGATCGGGCCGGGCGATACCGTGGCCGTGGCGCTGCCGCGCTCGGCTGATGCGGTGGTCGCGCTGCTGGGCGTGCTGGCGAGCGGAGCCGCCTTTCTGCCCCTCGACCTCGACCACCCGTCGGCGCGCCTCGCCGCCATGTGCGCGGATGCGCGCCCGCGTCGGGCAATCACCTGCCGCGCCGCCGCCCATCGCCTGCCGGAAGACCTGCCGGCCCTATGCCTCGACGATCCGGCGATCATTTCCGCCATGGCAGCGCTGCCGGGCTCGCCCATTTGTCCGCTGGAGCGCACAGGGGCGCTGGGGCCGCAGAGCATCGCCGCGATCATCTTCACCTCGGGCTCCACCGGGCGGCCCAAGGGGGTCATGAACACCCACGGCGCGCTCTTCAACCTGATCTCCTCCCACTGGCGGGAGATCTACCGCCCCGGCCTTGATGCCGTCCGCGCGAAATATCCCGGCCGCACGCTCCGGGCCGCCCACACCCATTCCTTCGCCTTCGATTCCTCCTGGCTCCAGCTGTTCTGGATGCTGCTGGGGCAGGAAATCCATGTCATCGACGAGGACATGCGGCGCGATGCCCATGCCCTCGTCGACCACATCCACGCGACGGGCATCGACGCACTGGACCTGCCGCCCTCCTTCTGCGCCCAGATGCTCGGCTGCGGCCTCATGGAGGCGCCCCACCAGCCCACCGTGCTGCTCATCGGTGGGGAGGCGGCCTCCCCCGCGCTGTGGACCGCGCTCCGGCGCCATCCCGACCTCCACGCGCATAACCTCTACGGCCCCACCGAATACACGGTGGACACGCTGCGCGCCGCCATCGCCGACACGCAGGCGCCGGTGGTGGGCCGCCCCATCGGCAACACCCGCGTCCACGTGCTGGACCGCATGCTCCAGCCGGTCCCCGCCGGCGCGGTGGGCGAGCTCTATATCTGCGGCGCGGGCCTCGCCCGCGGCTATTGTGGACGCCCCGGCCTTACCGCCGAGCGCTTCGTCGCCGATCCCTTCGCCGAGGGCGGTGTCATGTACCGCACCGGCGACCTCGTGCGTTGGACCGCCGACGGCCGCGTGGAGTTCCTCGGCCGCGCCGACCACCAGGTGAAGGTGCGCGGCTATCGGGTGGAGATCCCGGAGATCGAGGCGACGCTTGCGGCCCTGCCGGGCGTCCAGACGGCCTTGGTGATGGCCGAGGCCGTCAACGACAGTCATCGCCTCCTCGCCTATTGCACGCTCGAGGGCGTGGATGACCCGCGTGCCCGGGACTGGCGCGCCGAGGACCTGCGTCATGCCCTGCGCGAGCGCCTGCCGGACTACATGGTACCGGCGGTGGTCATGATCCTTGAGGCCTTCCCTCTCAACGTGAATGGCAAGGTGGACGGTGCGCGCCTGCCGACCCCTTCCGCCGTGGTGGAAGCGCCGCCCGCCACCCCGGAGGAGATGCGGGTGGCTCGGGCCATGGCGCAGGCCCTGACGCTGCCCGCGGTGGGGGCGGAGAGCGATTTCTTCGCCCTCGGCGGCGACAGCATCAGCGCCATCGTTCTATGCAACGCCTTGCGCGCGGAGGGCTTCTCGCTCAGGCCCCGCGACGTCTTCCTCCACCGCATCCCACGCCGCATGGCCCATGCCATGACGCCGCTGGCCGCTGCTGCGCCCGCGCCAGCCGGGCCGGACCTGCCCGAAATGGTGTCGGCGGTGGAACTGAGGGCGCTGCGCGCCCGCTACGGCGCGGTGGACGCGGTGCTGCCGGTACTGCCGACGCAGAAGGGCATGCTCTTCCACGCCCAGCTCGGCACGCAAGCGGAGAACTACAACGCCTTCACCCGCATCGAGATGGACGGCCCGCTGGACGTGCCGCGCCTGCGGCGCGCCTTCGATGCAGTGATGCGCCGCCATCCCCAGCTCGCCGGAGTGTTCGACACCACGGGCGGCGAGGAGCCGGTGCTGGTGGTGCCGAAGCTGCCGGACGAGGGCGCGCTCTGGCCATGGTCGGAGCACGACATTTCCGCCCTCGAACCCGGCGGGCGCGAAACCGCCCTCGCCCGCCTCGAGGCGGCGGCGGCGGAGCGCAGCCTCGTGGCGCCGGCCTTCCGCCGCCTCGTGCATGCGGAGCTCGTCCGCACGGCGCCGGAGCGCCATGTGCTTCTCATCCTCGTGCACCATCTGATGATCGACGGCTGGTCGACCCCGCTCCTGCTGCGGGATCTCATGGCCGCCTACCGGCAGGATGCGCGGCTGCCGGCTCTCCCCGTCGCCTATGGCGACGTGGTGCGCCGCCTCGCCATGCGCGACCGGACAGCGAGCCGGGCGGTGTGGGCGGAGGCCCTCGCCGGCGCTGTGCCGTGCCGGCTGTTCGAGCACGTGGCCGCCACCGGCACGGTGGAGGAATCCTCGGCGGCCCTGCCGCCGGAACTCACCGACGCCCTCCTCGCCGAAGCGCGCCGGCGCGGCATCACCCTCAACGTGCTCATGCAGGCGGTGTGGGGCGCGGTGCTCGGCGCCATGGCCGGACGCGACGAGGTGATGTTCGGCACTCCCGTCTCCGGCCGCGCGGCGGACGTCCCGGGCATCGATACGCAGGTCGGGCTGTTCCTCAACACCGTGCCGGTGCGCGTACGCCTCTCGCCCGCATCGAGCCTGTGGGATCAGATGGCGGCGATGCAGGCCCGCCACGCCCAGCTCATGGAACACGACGGCCTCGGCCTCGGCGAAATCCAGGAGGTGGCTGGCGCAGGCGCCCTGTTCGACACCCTCCTGGTGGTGGAGAACTATCCCGACAGCGACTATCTCGGCCACGACCTCGCGGGTCTCAGCCTGGGCGAGATCCGCAACCGCGGCTACAGCCATTATCCGCTCGCGCTGCTGGTGCTGCCCGGCCCCCACCTCACTCTGCTGGTGGAGAACCGCGGCGCCGTGGCGGATGCCGGCGTGCTCGCCGCGCGCATCGGCGCCCTGCTGGAAACCCTTGCGCGGCAGCCGGACCTGCCGCTGTACGCGCTGCCCATGGCGACGGCGGCGGACCTCGACCTCGTTGCCGCCGTGAACGCCACGGCGCGGCCGCTGCCGCCTCTCACCCTGCGCGATGTCGTGGTGGCACAGGCGGCCCGGACGCCGGACCATGTGGCGTTGGTTGACGGGGGTCATGCCCTCACCTTCCGCGAAGTGCGCCACCAGGTGCTCCACCTCGCCCGGCAGCTCAGGCGGCAGGGCGTGCGCCCCGGCGACGTGGTGGCGGTGGCGCTGCCGCGCTCTGCCCGTCTCAGCCTCGCGTTGCTCGGCGTGACCGAGGCGGGCGCCGCCTTCATGCCCCTCGACCTCTCCTATCCCGCCGAGCGCCTCGCTTTCATGCTGGAGGATGCGGCGCCCCGCCTCGTCGTCACCGATGCCGCGACGCAGGCTTTGGTCGGCGAAGGCGCGCCGATGCTGCTGTTCGACGCGCTCGCCGATCCGGAAATCGAGGCTGGCGAATACACGCCGAGGGACGGGCTCTCACCCGACCATCCGGCCTATGTGCTCTACACGTCCGGCACCACCGGGCGGCCGAAGGGGGCAGTGGTGTCGCACGGCGCCATCGTCAACCGCATCCTGTGGATGCAGCACCAATATCCGCTCGATGGCTCCGACGTCGTGCTGCAGAAGACGCCGTGCGGCTTCGACGTCTCGGTGTGGGAATTCTTCTGGTCCTACACCGTTGGGGCACGACTCGTGATGGCGCCGCCCGACGCGCACCGCGACCCCGAGGCGCTGGCCGATCTCGTCGCCCGGCACGGCGTCACCACCCTGCACTTCGTGCCGTCGATGCTCGCCATCTTCCTCGGGGCGCTGGCCGACGACCTCACCCGCCGGAACGGATGCCGCAGTCTCGCCACCGTCTTCGCGAGCGGCGAGGCGCTGGCGAGGAGCCTCGCGCGATCCTTCCGCGACCTGCTGCCGGCCGCCGCGCTCCACAATCTCTACGGCCCCACCGAGGCGGCGGTGGACGTGACTTACGCCCCTGCCTGCGGCGTGTGCGCGGAGGGCAGCGGCTCCGTCCCCATCGGCTGCCCCGTCTGGAACACCGGGCTGCGCATCCTCGACCACCAGCTCCGGCCGGTGCCGGTGGGCGGCGCGGGTGAACTCTATCTCTGCGGCGTGCAACTCGCCCACGGCTATCTCAACCGCCCGGGCCTCACCGCCCAGCGCTTCGTGGCCGATCCCTTCGCCAGGGGCCGGCGCATGTACCGCACCGGGGACGTGGCGCGCTTTCTGCCTAATGGCCAAGTGGAATATCTCGGCCGCACCGACCATCAGATCAAGATCCGCGGCCAGCGGGTGGAGCTGGGGGAGATCGAGGCGCAGATGGAGCGCCTGCCCGGCGTCGCCCGGGCGGCGGCGCAAGCGGTGACGTTGGGTGGCGCCATCGCCGGCGCCGATGCCCGCCAGATCGTGGGCTATGTGGTCGGCGTGCCCGGCGTCGCCGTCGCTCCGGACCAGGTGCGCGAGGCGCTCAAGGCCACGCTGCCGGCCCATATGCTGCCGGCGGCGGTGATGGTGCTCGACGCCTTGCCTCTCTCGGCCAACGGCAAGCTCGACCGCAAGGCGCTGCCGGTGCCGCAGAACGCCTCGGCCGACCGAGCCACCAGCCGCCCGCCGGCGGAAGGGCTGGAGAGCCGCCTCGCCGCGATCTTCGCCGACCTCCTCGGTCGCGATCGGGTGGAGGCGGACGAGGACTTCTTCGCCATCGGGGGCCATTCGCTGCTCGCCATGCGTCTTGCCGCCCGTATCCGGCGGGACCTGCAGCGGCAGGTTTCGGTGGGCCAGATCGTGGTGATGCCCACCGTCGCAAAGCTCGCCGAGCATCTCGTGGCCGGCGAGATGGTGGGCGGCATGGCCCGCTCCGGCTTCGACCTCGTGGTTCGGCTGCGGGACGGTCGGGGCGTCCCGCTCATCTGCGTCTATCCCGCCTCCGGCGTCTCCTGGCAGTACAGCGTGCTCTCGCGCTACCTGCGCAGGGACATGCCCATCATCGGGCTGCAGTCGCCGCGGCCGAACGGCCCCATCGCGCTGAGCGCCAGCATGGACGAGGTGTGCGACCGCCAGCTCGCCATCCTGCGCGAGGTGCAGCCCGAGGGCCCCTATTATCTCCTCGGCTATTCGCTCGGCGGCACGGTGGCCTACGGCATGGCGGCGCGGCTGAGGCGCCTGGGCGAGGAGGTGCGCTTCCTCGGCCTTCTCGACACCTACCCCGCCGAGGCCCACGACTGGAGCGACCCGGACGGCGCCGAGGCCCATCTCGGCGCCGAGCGCGAGCAGGAGAAGTTCATCAACGACGCCATGGCCGACGTGATGGACGACGATTTCCGCCGCGAGAAGGAAGAGATGTTCGGCCATATCTTCGAGAATTATGGCGACGCCGTCAGCCTGCTTTCGCAGGCCACGACCGAGCCCTATGGCGGGCACGTCACCCTGTTCGTCGCCGGCAAGTCCATGCTGCCGCAGATCGATCCGGAGGGGGCGTGGAAGCACCGGGTGGGTCGGCTCTCCATCCACCGGCTCGCCCACTGCTCGCACGAGGACATCGTCTCCCCGGCCTCGCTCGAGATCCTCGGCCCGCTGCTCAACGCGCTGATCGAGGACGCCGACGCGACTGAGCAGCGGACCATCCGCGTGCCCGACCAGAAGGCGGGATAG
- a CDS encoding isochorismate synthase produces the protein MHGLGTAAALPRGSIASLEARLATFFRAAGIEAMLAGALPFDRSADDCLWQARRVVRTAPPKQGMPCAATDAAWQLSHAPDAAGYEAAVRRALDLMAAEAGTAGGLEKIVLSRSLVTTAERDIDVAALFRRLAADPAATAFLVPLPERGGVPRVMAGATPELLVAKAGRRVSSHPLAGSARRRADLAEDAAVAARLAASDKDRQEHGIVAEFILDTLAPFCRRLFRPQGMALASTATMWHLGTRIEGELKDPEVPAAVLAAALHPTPAVCGVPREKAARHIGSLEGYARDFYAGAVGWCDGRGDGAWYVTIRCAEISGRQARLYAGAGIVPGSDPRAEAEETAAKYAALLTALGIPPLGEERS, from the coding sequence TTGCACGGGCTCGGGACGGCCGCGGCGCTGCCGCGCGGGTCCATCGCGAGCCTCGAAGCGCGGCTTGCCACCTTCTTCCGCGCTGCCGGCATCGAGGCGATGCTCGCCGGCGCCCTGCCGTTTGACCGCTCAGCCGACGACTGCCTGTGGCAGGCGCGGCGCGTGGTCCGCACCGCGCCTCCGAAGCAGGGGATGCCGTGCGCAGCGACGGACGCTGCGTGGCAGCTCTCCCACGCGCCGGACGCCGCGGGCTATGAGGCCGCCGTCCGCCGCGCCCTCGACCTCATGGCGGCCGAGGCGGGGACGGCCGGCGGGCTGGAGAAGATCGTGCTCTCCCGCAGCCTCGTCACCACGGCCGAGCGGGACATCGACGTCGCCGCCCTGTTCCGGCGCCTCGCCGCCGATCCCGCTGCCACCGCCTTCCTCGTGCCGCTGCCGGAGCGTGGCGGCGTCCCGCGTGTCATGGCGGGGGCGACGCCCGAACTGCTCGTCGCCAAGGCCGGGCGCCGTGTCTCCTCCCACCCCCTTGCCGGCTCCGCCCGCCGGCGGGCAGACCTCGCCGAGGACGCGGCCGTCGCCGCCCGCCTCGCCGCTTCCGACAAGGACCGGCAGGAGCATGGCATCGTAGCGGAGTTCATCCTCGACACCCTCGCCCCGTTCTGCCGCCGCCTGTTCCGGCCCCAGGGCATGGCGCTCGCGAGCACGGCCACCATGTGGCATCTCGGCACGCGCATCGAGGGCGAGCTGAAGGATCCCGAAGTCCCCGCCGCCGTTCTCGCCGCCGCGCTGCATCCGACCCCCGCCGTTTGCGGCGTGCCGCGCGAGAAGGCAGCTCGTCACATCGGCTCGCTCGAAGGCTACGCCCGCGATTTCTACGCGGGTGCCGTGGGCTGGTGCGACGGGCGTGGCGACGGCGCCTGGTACGTCACCATACGCTGCGCCGAGATTTCCGGACGGCAGGCGCGGCTCTATGCCGGCGCCGGCATCGTGCCCGGCTCCGATCCCCGGGCCGAGGCGGAGGAGACGGCGGCGAAATACGCCGCGCTCCTCACGGCACTCGGCATTCCGCCGTTGGGGGAGGAACGGTCGTGA